One stretch of Arachis duranensis cultivar V14167 chromosome 1, aradu.V14167.gnm2.J7QH, whole genome shotgun sequence DNA includes these proteins:
- the LOC107492349 gene encoding uncharacterized protein LOC107492349 has product MTFIHDLICFPLRGFEVILGLDWLSKYHVFLDCFERAVVIPSNSLDIKLFLSHTLYLNSVRVTLDGSDCEGYVLLGASSNNSELSLDRIRVVKEFPDVFPDDIPEFPPQREIEFSIDLVPGTGPISIALYRMSPLDLAELKK; this is encoded by the coding sequence ATGACTTTTATACATGATCTTATCTGTTTTCCTCTACGTGGTTTTGAAgttattttaggattagattgGTTGTCTAAGTATCATGTTTTCCTTGATTGCTTTGAAAGAGCTGTTGTTATTCCATCTAATAGTTTAGATATTAAACTATTTTTGTCCCATACTTTATATCTGAATTCTGTAAGAGTTACCTTAGACGGGAGTGATTGTGAGGGGTACGTTCTGTTAGGGGCTAGCTCAAATAACAGTGAACTAAGCTTAGATAGAATTCGAGTAGTGAAGGAATTTCCTGATGTTTTTCCGGACGACATACCTGAATTTCCTCCTCAGCGAGAGATAGAATTCAGCATTGATCTAGTACCTGGAACTGGACCGATTTCCATAGCATTGTATCGGATGTCACCACTGGACCTTGCAGAGTTGAAGAAGTAG